The following are from one region of the Acidobacteriota bacterium genome:
- a CDS encoding amidohydrolase produces the protein MFKRILIAVTVFALASCAPSLTFTIAAQEMMSPDPADLILRNGLIYTVDPTNTMTEAVAIRGGKFVFVGSNQDVKRYKGKQTRVIDLKGQFVVPGFNDNHVHFASAAQFLEFNIMRVTTQQEFAARVKDVVARLPKGEWILGGYWGAYDQWAAGSAGSGRREPFSPDMRAVEVMSKDHPMLIRKFDDSEFAANAPAMRAVGIDPADPKLPAAARAAMAESKRQGTEPAGSKIEGVEFITDSGGRFNGHMRGRGVMSLFASVIPKKFSHERRIQQTKNALAEIRRYGVTNVSDMSDDEQLDIYRELHKAGELTVRVHFRPGLDRAQEMSDRGTRVGSGDEWIRLGAVKGHIDGIMGTSTARFFQPYSNDPANRGKWRPLMVDEKGNFVEGKFLQYMLDADRLGLQITVHAIGDEANSVLLNYLEELNRQNGVRDRRFRLVHAQVIAPDDFKRLGKLGVIAEVQPFHLSDDMRWMEERIGRERCKGAYAFKSIKDSGAVLCFGTDWPGTSASEYPINPMLGLYAAVTRQTLSGEPAGGWFPEQRISMEDAIRAYTYNTAYANFEEKIKGSIEVHKVADLVVLTKNLLQASPREILDTKVVYTIVGGKIAYGSSASS, from the coding sequence ATGTTCAAACGCATTTTGATCGCCGTCACGGTTTTCGCGCTTGCTTCGTGTGCGCCTTCTCTTACGTTCACGATTGCCGCCCAGGAGATGATGTCGCCTGACCCTGCGGACTTGATTCTTCGCAACGGTCTCATCTACACCGTTGATCCTACGAACACAATGACCGAAGCCGTAGCTATCCGCGGCGGCAAGTTCGTCTTCGTTGGTTCAAACCAGGACGTGAAAAGGTATAAGGGCAAGCAAACTCGAGTGATCGACTTGAAGGGCCAGTTCGTTGTTCCAGGCTTCAACGACAACCACGTTCACTTCGCTTCGGCGGCGCAGTTCCTCGAGTTCAACATCATGCGCGTCACGACTCAACAGGAGTTCGCCGCGCGAGTTAAAGACGTGGTTGCGCGCTTGCCCAAGGGTGAGTGGATACTGGGCGGCTATTGGGGCGCTTACGATCAGTGGGCTGCCGGAAGCGCAGGCAGCGGCCGCCGCGAGCCGTTCTCACCCGACATGCGAGCCGTTGAGGTGATGAGCAAGGACCACCCGATGCTCATCCGAAAGTTCGACGACTCAGAGTTCGCCGCGAACGCGCCCGCGATGCGCGCAGTCGGAATCGATCCTGCTGACCCGAAGCTTCCGGCTGCGGCTCGCGCCGCAATGGCGGAATCAAAGAGACAAGGAACTGAGCCCGCCGGCTCGAAGATCGAGGGCGTCGAGTTCATCACGGATTCCGGCGGGCGCTTCAATGGACATATGCGCGGGCGAGGCGTGATGAGTCTCTTCGCCTCCGTGATTCCGAAGAAGTTTTCGCACGAGCGGCGCATCCAACAAACAAAGAACGCGCTCGCCGAAATCCGCCGTTACGGAGTGACCAACGTTAGCGACATGTCCGACGACGAGCAACTCGACATCTATCGCGAGCTGCACAAGGCAGGCGAGCTGACTGTGCGCGTTCATTTCAGGCCGGGGCTCGATCGCGCGCAGGAAATGTCCGATCGCGGAACCCGGGTCGGATCGGGCGATGAGTGGATTCGGCTCGGCGCGGTGAAGGGTCACATAGACGGGATCATGGGAACGAGCACCGCGCGGTTCTTCCAACCATACTCGAATGATCCGGCGAATCGCGGCAAGTGGCGGCCGCTGATGGTCGATGAAAAGGGCAACTTCGTCGAAGGCAAGTTTCTTCAGTACATGCTCGACGCGGATCGCCTTGGCTTGCAGATAACGGTGCACGCAATCGGCGATGAAGCAAACAGCGTCTTGCTCAACTACCTCGAAGAGTTGAACCGGCAGAACGGCGTTCGCGATCGGCGCTTTCGTTTGGTCCACGCGCAGGTTATCGCGCCCGATGACTTCAAGCGATTGGGCAAGCTTGGCGTTATAGCAGAAGTTCAGCCGTTTCATCTGAGCGACGACATGCGTTGGATGGAGGAGCGCATCGGCCGCGAGCGTTGCAAGGGCGCTTACGCGTTTAAGAGCATCAAGGACAGCGGGGCGGTGTTGTGTTTCGGGACCGATTGGCCGGGAACATCTGCTTCTGAGTATCCGATCAATCCGATGCTGGGGCTTTATGCGGCGGTGACTCGTCAGACGTTGAGCGGCGAGCCGGCCGGTGGCTGGTTCCCCGAGCAACGGATATCGATGGAAGACGCGATCCGGGCTTACACGTACAACACGGCGTACGCGAATTTCGAAGAGAAGATCAAAGGCTCGATCGAAGTGCACAAGGTTGCTGACCTGGTGGTGCTGACAAAGAACCTGCTGCAGGCGTCCCCGCGCGAGATACTTGATACGAAGGTGGTGTACACAATCGTTGGCGGAAAGATTGCGTATGGGTCGTCAGCGAGTTCTTGA
- a CDS encoding M28 family peptidase gives MTFDVKHAALFYSTRFIRSVLLLIIGVCCLSAQQAPRQYTITPDTRAALDRVSADSLRGHLSFIASDALQGRNTPSPGLDIAAEYVAAQFRRAGLEPAGGEGFFQAANFLLSETPMDAFELKLKAGAETISVAKTQVSLNIAKELNVSAPVLKVDFADASAAAALTPEQVEGKVVITEIPDPRRAEGPRRLELFMAREEFLKKMTVLKAALVISIDRLSTIGAGAGQGRLIDPEDRRAFFRESSMPVITVHDPKVIKLYDELKPGAATAELQLRLPAPVERPVRLRNVIGLLRGSDPILKDTYVMVTAHYDHIGTRLELAGDNIFNGANDDGSGTVSVIELATALSTVKQRPKRSIIFMTFFGEEKGLLGSRYYGRHPVFPIAKTIADINLEQVGRTDSSEGPQVANATLTGFDYSEVGTIFQAAGKLTGITVYKHEQNSDSFFGRSDNQALADQGVPAHTLCTAFVYPDYHGAGDHWDKIDYANMEKVDRMVGLALIMIANNPEAPKWNETNPKAARYVKAWNEHQGK, from the coding sequence ATGACATTTGATGTTAAACACGCGGCACTTTTCTATTCGACTCGTTTCATCCGCAGTGTTCTTTTACTGATCATCGGCGTTTGCTGTCTCAGCGCGCAGCAGGCGCCGCGGCAATACACCATAACGCCGGACACTCGGGCTGCGCTTGATCGGGTTTCTGCCGACTCGCTGCGCGGGCATCTGTCGTTCATCGCTTCGGATGCGTTACAGGGCCGGAACACTCCGTCTCCCGGACTCGACATCGCCGCGGAATACGTCGCCGCGCAGTTTCGACGCGCGGGTCTCGAGCCGGCCGGCGGCGAAGGCTTTTTTCAAGCTGCCAACTTTCTGCTCTCGGAAACGCCAATGGACGCCTTTGAGTTGAAGCTCAAGGCCGGCGCCGAGACGATAAGCGTCGCCAAAACCCAGGTGAGCCTCAACATCGCCAAAGAGCTGAATGTTTCAGCCCCGGTGTTAAAGGTCGACTTCGCGGACGCATCCGCTGCAGCGGCGCTCACGCCCGAGCAGGTTGAAGGCAAGGTGGTCATCACTGAAATCCCCGACCCTCGTCGTGCAGAAGGGCCCCGCAGGCTTGAGTTGTTCATGGCTCGAGAGGAATTCCTCAAGAAGATGACCGTGCTAAAAGCCGCGCTGGTGATATCGATCGATCGCCTGAGCACCATAGGCGCTGGAGCCGGACAAGGTCGTTTGATAGATCCCGAAGACAGGAGGGCGTTCTTTCGAGAGTCGAGCATGCCGGTGATAACGGTTCACGATCCCAAAGTCATCAAGCTTTACGACGAGCTGAAACCCGGGGCGGCAACCGCGGAGTTGCAGCTTCGGTTGCCTGCGCCGGTCGAGCGGCCAGTGCGCTTGCGAAATGTTATCGGGTTGCTGCGCGGATCGGATCCGATCTTGAAAGACACCTATGTCATGGTTACCGCGCACTACGATCACATAGGCACGCGCCTCGAGCTTGCGGGCGACAACATCTTCAACGGCGCGAATGACGACGGCAGCGGGACCGTTTCTGTGATCGAGCTGGCCACGGCGCTCTCGACTGTGAAGCAGCGTCCGAAGAGAAGCATCATCTTTATGACATTCTTTGGCGAAGAGAAGGGACTGCTGGGTTCGCGTTATTACGGCCGTCATCCGGTTTTTCCGATCGCAAAGACGATTGCCGACATCAACCTCGAACAGGTGGGCCGCACTGACAGCAGCGAAGGGCCGCAGGTTGCGAATGCGACGCTGACCGGCTTCGACTACTCCGAGGTGGGAACGATTTTCCAGGCGGCCGGGAAACTGACTGGAATCACGGTCTACAAACACGAACAGAACAGCGACTCCTTCTTCGGCCGTAGCGACAACCAGGCGCTGGCAGACCAGGGCGTGCCTGCTCACACGCTGTGCACCGCGTTTGTCTACCCGGACTATCACGGAGCCGGCGATCACTGGGACAAGATCGATTACGCCAACATGGAAAAAGTAGATCGTATGGTTGGTCTGGCGCTCATCATGATCGCGAATAACCCGGAAGCGCCGAAGTGGAACGAAACGAATCCTAAAGCCGCGCGCTACGTGAAGGCGTGGAACGAACATCAAGGCAAGTGA